Proteins from a genomic interval of Rosa chinensis cultivar Old Blush chromosome 2, RchiOBHm-V2, whole genome shotgun sequence:
- the LOC112185872 gene encoding alpha-aminoadipic semialdehyde synthase isoform X1: MLGNGVVGIVSETVNKWERRAPLTPSHCARLLHSGSDKTGVSRIIVQPSTKRIHHDALYEEVGCEISEDLSECGLILGVKQPKPEMILPDRAYAFFSHTHKAPKENMPLLDKILAERVSLYDYELIVGDHGRRLLAFGKFAGRAGFIDFLRGLGQRYLSLGYSTPFLSLGASYMYSSLAAAKAAVISVGEEIATQGLPAGICPLVFVFTGSGNVSSGAQEIFKLLPHTFVEPSRLPGIFGTAKDAAQPTRTSKRVFQVCGCVVTCKDMVEHKDPKKSFDKADYYVHPEHYNPVFHENIAPYASVIVNCMYWEKRYPRLLSTKQFQDLTRKGCKLVGISDITCDIGGSIEFVNQTTQIDSPFFRYDPIKDSYHQDMEGDGVVCSAVDILPTEFAKEASKHFGDILSEFVGYLASTKDIKKLPAHLMKACIAHGGTLTPLYEYISRMRKSDDTDYMLSFCICRETSKDHASHHFNKKYTTLVSLSGHLFDQFLINEALDIIEAASGSFHLVKCQVGPSSHAMSYSELEVGADDEEVLNKIIDSLTSLANPNENQPLKQEANKISLRVGKVQDSGAKKENDTKKVGILIIGAGRVCQPAAEMLASIGGMSSQQWYKTCMEGDFEEDIDVQVTVASLYLKDAEEITEGIPNAIPVQLDVSDTSTLHKYISEAEVVISLLPAFCHITVATACIELKKHLVTASYVDDAMSELNEKAKTAGITILGELGLDPGIDHMMAMKMINQAHVRKGKIKSFTSYCGGLPSPAAANNPLAYKFSWSPAGAIRAGCNPATYKSNGEILNVDGKNLYDSAVKHRIPDLPAFALECLPNRNSLVYGDLYGIGKEASTVFRGTLRYEGFGQIMGTLSRIGLFESEPHPLFKDGKKPTFRMFLSELLKIKSEEVDGSLRGEKAISERIISLGYSKQQETAVRVAKTIIFLGLHEQKEIPASCKSAFDVSCLLMEDRLAYTSTEQDMVLLHHEVEVEFPDSKLIEKQSATLLEFGTMRNGKMVTAMAFTVGIPAAIGALLLLGNKIKTRGVLRPLEPEVYVPAMDIIQAYGIKVMEKVE, encoded by the exons ATGCTTGGAAATGGGGTCGTTGGGATCGTCTCGGAGACTGTGAACAAGTGGGAAAGAAGAGCGCCATTGACCCCCTCTCACTGTGCACGGCTGCTTCACAGTGGCAGTGACAAAACCGGCGTGTCTCGGATCATCGTGCAGCCGTCGACGAAGCGCATCCATCATGATGCATTGTATGAAGAAGTTGGATGTGAGATTTCAGAGGACCTGTCAGAATGTGGCCTCATTTTGGGGGTCAAACAACCCAAG CCGGAGATGATTCTTCCGGATAGAGCTTATGCTTTTTTCTCACATACCCACAAGGCGCCGAAAGAAAATATGCCATTGTTGGATAAG ATTCTAGCAGAAAGGGTGTCTTTGTATGATTATGAGCTAATTGTTGGGGATCATGGGAGGAGACTGCTTGCATTCGGCAAGTTTGCTGGTAGAGCTGGATTTATCGACTTTTTGCGCGGCTTAGGACAAA GGTACCTAAGTCTTGGATATTCGACACCATTTCTTTCGTTGGGTGCTTCGTACATGTATTCATCTTTGGCTGCTGCCAAGGCTGCAGTAATTTCTGTTGGAGAAGAGATAGCAACTCAGGGATTGCCGGCAGGAATCTGCCCTCTCGTCTTTGTCTTCACCGGTTCAGGAAATG TTTCTTCTGGTGCACAAGAGATATTCAAGCTTCTCCCTCATACTTTTGTGGAGCCAAGCAGACTCCCAGGGATATTTGGGACG GCCAAGGATGCTGCTCAACCCACCAGGACGTCAAAGAGGGTCTTCCAAGTATGTGGTTGTGTTGTGACTTGTAAAGACATGGTTGAACACAAAGATCCCAAAAAATCATTTGACAAA GCTGATTATTATGTACATCCAGAACACTACAACCCGGTTTTCCATGAAAATATAGCTCCTTATGCATCTGTAATCG TGAATTGTATGTATTGGGAGAAAAGATATCCTCGATTATTGAGTACAAAGCAGTTTCAAGATTTAACAAGGAAAGGATGTAAGCTTGTTGGTATCTCTGATATAACTTGTGATATAGGGGGATCAATAGAGTTTGTTAATCAAACCACACAAATTGACTCACCTTTCTTCAG ATATGATCCAATAAAAGATTCTTACCATCAGGACATGGAAGGTGATGGTGTGGTATGTTCAGCTGTGGACATTCTTCCAACAGAATTTGCAAAAGAG GCTTCCAAACACTTTGGAGACATATTATCCGAATTTGTTGGCTATTTGGCTTCTACAAAAGACATTAAAAAGTTACCTGCACACTTGATGAAAGCTTGCATAGCCCATGGAGGAACACTTACCCCATTGTACGAATACATATCTCGCATGCGAAAATCTGATGACACAGA TTACATGTTATCTTTCTGCATTTGCAGAGAAACATCAAAAGATCATGCTAGTCACCACTTTAACAAGAAGTACACCACATTA GTATCTCTCAGTGGTCACTTGTTTGATCAATTTCTGATAAATGAGGCCTTAGATATTATTGAAGCTGCAAGTGGATCCTTCCACTTGGTGAAGTGTCAAGTTGGTCCAAGTTCTCATGCTATGTCATACTCAGAACTCGAA GTTGGTGCAGATGATGAGGAAGTTCTGAATAAAATTATCGATTCTTTGACTTCTCTTGCTAATCCAAATGAAAATCAACCGTTAAAGCAAGAAGCAAATAAGATTTCACTGAGGGTTGGTAAAGTCCAGGATAGTGGAGCTAAGAAGGAAAATGACACGAAAAAGGTCGGGATTCTAATTATTGGAGCAGGCCGGGTCTGTCAACCAGCTGCTGAAATGCTAGCATCAATTGGTGGAATGTCTTCCCAACAATGGTATAAAACATGCATGGAAGGTGACTTTGAGGAAGACATTGATGTGCAAGTTACTGTTGCATCTCTCTATCTAAAGGATGCTGAAGAG ATCACTGAAGGTATTCCAAATGCAATTCCAGTTCAACTTGATGTGTCCGACACTAGTACTCTTCATAAGTATATATCTGAG GCTGAAGTTGTTATAAGCTTACTGCCTGCTTTTTGTCACATTACTGTAGCAACTGCATGTATTGAG CTCAAAAAGCACCTTGTCACTGCTAGCTATGTTGATGATGCCATGTCAGAGCTAAATGAAAAGGCAAAGACTGCCGGTATTACAATTCTTGGTGAGCTGGGCTTGGACCCTGGGATAG ATCACATGATGGCGATGAAGATGATCAACCAAGCACATGTTCGTAAGGGGAAAATAAAGTCTTTTACTTCTTACTGCGGTGGACTCCCATCCCCAGCTGCAGCAAACAATCCTCTAGCATATAAGTTCAG CTGGAGTCCTGCAGGAGCTATCCGAGCTGGATGCAATCCTGCCACTTATAAATCTAATGGCGAAATCTTAAATGTTGATG GGAAGAATCTATATGATTCAGCTGTGAAACATCGGATACCTGACCTTCCAGCTTTTGCCTTGGAATGCCTTCCAAATCGTAATTCACTAGTTTATGGGGACTTGTATGGCATTGGAAAGGAAGCATCAACCGTCTTTCGTGGAACCCTTCGCTATGAAG GGTTTGGCCAAATTATGGGAACACTGTCAAGAATTGGTTTATTTGAATCCGAACCTCATCCACTTTTTAAGGATGGAAAGAAACCAACATTCCGGATGTTCTTGTCCGAACTTCTAAAAATCAAAAGCGAAGAAGTGGATGGATCTCTGAGAGGAGAGAAAGCCATCAGCGAAAGGATTATCAGTCTTGGATACAGCAAACAGCAAGAAACTGCAGTACGGGTAGCTAAAACTATCAT ATTTTTGGGACTGCATGAGCAGAAAGAAATTCCTGCCTCCTGCAAAAGTGCTTTTGATGTCAGTTGTCTCCTCATGGAAGATAGGTTAGCATACACGAGCACAGAACAG GATATGGTACTTCTGCACCATGAAGTGGAGGTTGAGTTCCCAGATTCTAAACTCATAGAGAAACAGAGTGCCACTTTACTGGAATTTGGGACGATGAGGAATGGTAAAATGGTCACCGCCATGGCTTTCACTGTTGGTATCCCGGCAGCCATTGGAGCTCTG CTCCTACTTGGAAACAAGATAAAAACAAGAGGTGTCTTAAGGCCTCTTGAACCTGAAGTATATGTCCCAG CCATGGATATCATACAGGCATATGGTATCAAGGTAATGGAGAAGGTCGAGTGA
- the LOC112185872 gene encoding alpha-aminoadipic semialdehyde synthase isoform X2: protein MLGNGVVGIVSETVNKWERRAPLTPSHCARLLHSGSDKTGVSRIIVQPSTKRIHHDALYEEVGCEISEDLSECGLILGVKQPKPEMILPDRAYAFFSHTHKAPKENMPLLDKILAERVSLYDYELIVGDHGRRLLAFGKFAGRAGFIDFLRGLGQRYLSLGYSTPFLSLGASYMYSSLAAAKAAVISVGEEIATQGLPAGICPLVFVFTGSGNVSSGAQEIFKLLPHTFVEPSRLPGIFGTAKDAAQPTRTSKRVFQVCGCVVTCKDMVEHKDPKKSFDKADYYVHPEHYNPVFHENIAPYASVIVNCMYWEKRYPRLLSTKQFQDLTRKGCKLVGISDITCDIGGSIEFVNQTTQIDSPFFRYDPIKDSYHQDMEGDGVVCSAVDILPTEFAKEASKHFGDILSEFVGYLASTKDIKKLPAHLMKACIAHGGTLTPLYEYISRMRKSDDTEETSKDHASHHFNKKYTTLVSLSGHLFDQFLINEALDIIEAASGSFHLVKCQVGPSSHAMSYSELEVGADDEEVLNKIIDSLTSLANPNENQPLKQEANKISLRVGKVQDSGAKKENDTKKVGILIIGAGRVCQPAAEMLASIGGMSSQQWYKTCMEGDFEEDIDVQVTVASLYLKDAEEITEGIPNAIPVQLDVSDTSTLHKYISEAEVVISLLPAFCHITVATACIELKKHLVTASYVDDAMSELNEKAKTAGITILGELGLDPGIDHMMAMKMINQAHVRKGKIKSFTSYCGGLPSPAAANNPLAYKFSWSPAGAIRAGCNPATYKSNGEILNVDGKNLYDSAVKHRIPDLPAFALECLPNRNSLVYGDLYGIGKEASTVFRGTLRYEGFGQIMGTLSRIGLFESEPHPLFKDGKKPTFRMFLSELLKIKSEEVDGSLRGEKAISERIISLGYSKQQETAVRVAKTIIFLGLHEQKEIPASCKSAFDVSCLLMEDRLAYTSTEQDMVLLHHEVEVEFPDSKLIEKQSATLLEFGTMRNGKMVTAMAFTVGIPAAIGALLLLGNKIKTRGVLRPLEPEVYVPAMDIIQAYGIKVMEKVE from the exons ATGCTTGGAAATGGGGTCGTTGGGATCGTCTCGGAGACTGTGAACAAGTGGGAAAGAAGAGCGCCATTGACCCCCTCTCACTGTGCACGGCTGCTTCACAGTGGCAGTGACAAAACCGGCGTGTCTCGGATCATCGTGCAGCCGTCGACGAAGCGCATCCATCATGATGCATTGTATGAAGAAGTTGGATGTGAGATTTCAGAGGACCTGTCAGAATGTGGCCTCATTTTGGGGGTCAAACAACCCAAG CCGGAGATGATTCTTCCGGATAGAGCTTATGCTTTTTTCTCACATACCCACAAGGCGCCGAAAGAAAATATGCCATTGTTGGATAAG ATTCTAGCAGAAAGGGTGTCTTTGTATGATTATGAGCTAATTGTTGGGGATCATGGGAGGAGACTGCTTGCATTCGGCAAGTTTGCTGGTAGAGCTGGATTTATCGACTTTTTGCGCGGCTTAGGACAAA GGTACCTAAGTCTTGGATATTCGACACCATTTCTTTCGTTGGGTGCTTCGTACATGTATTCATCTTTGGCTGCTGCCAAGGCTGCAGTAATTTCTGTTGGAGAAGAGATAGCAACTCAGGGATTGCCGGCAGGAATCTGCCCTCTCGTCTTTGTCTTCACCGGTTCAGGAAATG TTTCTTCTGGTGCACAAGAGATATTCAAGCTTCTCCCTCATACTTTTGTGGAGCCAAGCAGACTCCCAGGGATATTTGGGACG GCCAAGGATGCTGCTCAACCCACCAGGACGTCAAAGAGGGTCTTCCAAGTATGTGGTTGTGTTGTGACTTGTAAAGACATGGTTGAACACAAAGATCCCAAAAAATCATTTGACAAA GCTGATTATTATGTACATCCAGAACACTACAACCCGGTTTTCCATGAAAATATAGCTCCTTATGCATCTGTAATCG TGAATTGTATGTATTGGGAGAAAAGATATCCTCGATTATTGAGTACAAAGCAGTTTCAAGATTTAACAAGGAAAGGATGTAAGCTTGTTGGTATCTCTGATATAACTTGTGATATAGGGGGATCAATAGAGTTTGTTAATCAAACCACACAAATTGACTCACCTTTCTTCAG ATATGATCCAATAAAAGATTCTTACCATCAGGACATGGAAGGTGATGGTGTGGTATGTTCAGCTGTGGACATTCTTCCAACAGAATTTGCAAAAGAG GCTTCCAAACACTTTGGAGACATATTATCCGAATTTGTTGGCTATTTGGCTTCTACAAAAGACATTAAAAAGTTACCTGCACACTTGATGAAAGCTTGCATAGCCCATGGAGGAACACTTACCCCATTGTACGAATACATATCTCGCATGCGAAAATCTGATGACACAGA AGAAACATCAAAAGATCATGCTAGTCACCACTTTAACAAGAAGTACACCACATTA GTATCTCTCAGTGGTCACTTGTTTGATCAATTTCTGATAAATGAGGCCTTAGATATTATTGAAGCTGCAAGTGGATCCTTCCACTTGGTGAAGTGTCAAGTTGGTCCAAGTTCTCATGCTATGTCATACTCAGAACTCGAA GTTGGTGCAGATGATGAGGAAGTTCTGAATAAAATTATCGATTCTTTGACTTCTCTTGCTAATCCAAATGAAAATCAACCGTTAAAGCAAGAAGCAAATAAGATTTCACTGAGGGTTGGTAAAGTCCAGGATAGTGGAGCTAAGAAGGAAAATGACACGAAAAAGGTCGGGATTCTAATTATTGGAGCAGGCCGGGTCTGTCAACCAGCTGCTGAAATGCTAGCATCAATTGGTGGAATGTCTTCCCAACAATGGTATAAAACATGCATGGAAGGTGACTTTGAGGAAGACATTGATGTGCAAGTTACTGTTGCATCTCTCTATCTAAAGGATGCTGAAGAG ATCACTGAAGGTATTCCAAATGCAATTCCAGTTCAACTTGATGTGTCCGACACTAGTACTCTTCATAAGTATATATCTGAG GCTGAAGTTGTTATAAGCTTACTGCCTGCTTTTTGTCACATTACTGTAGCAACTGCATGTATTGAG CTCAAAAAGCACCTTGTCACTGCTAGCTATGTTGATGATGCCATGTCAGAGCTAAATGAAAAGGCAAAGACTGCCGGTATTACAATTCTTGGTGAGCTGGGCTTGGACCCTGGGATAG ATCACATGATGGCGATGAAGATGATCAACCAAGCACATGTTCGTAAGGGGAAAATAAAGTCTTTTACTTCTTACTGCGGTGGACTCCCATCCCCAGCTGCAGCAAACAATCCTCTAGCATATAAGTTCAG CTGGAGTCCTGCAGGAGCTATCCGAGCTGGATGCAATCCTGCCACTTATAAATCTAATGGCGAAATCTTAAATGTTGATG GGAAGAATCTATATGATTCAGCTGTGAAACATCGGATACCTGACCTTCCAGCTTTTGCCTTGGAATGCCTTCCAAATCGTAATTCACTAGTTTATGGGGACTTGTATGGCATTGGAAAGGAAGCATCAACCGTCTTTCGTGGAACCCTTCGCTATGAAG GGTTTGGCCAAATTATGGGAACACTGTCAAGAATTGGTTTATTTGAATCCGAACCTCATCCACTTTTTAAGGATGGAAAGAAACCAACATTCCGGATGTTCTTGTCCGAACTTCTAAAAATCAAAAGCGAAGAAGTGGATGGATCTCTGAGAGGAGAGAAAGCCATCAGCGAAAGGATTATCAGTCTTGGATACAGCAAACAGCAAGAAACTGCAGTACGGGTAGCTAAAACTATCAT ATTTTTGGGACTGCATGAGCAGAAAGAAATTCCTGCCTCCTGCAAAAGTGCTTTTGATGTCAGTTGTCTCCTCATGGAAGATAGGTTAGCATACACGAGCACAGAACAG GATATGGTACTTCTGCACCATGAAGTGGAGGTTGAGTTCCCAGATTCTAAACTCATAGAGAAACAGAGTGCCACTTTACTGGAATTTGGGACGATGAGGAATGGTAAAATGGTCACCGCCATGGCTTTCACTGTTGGTATCCCGGCAGCCATTGGAGCTCTG CTCCTACTTGGAAACAAGATAAAAACAAGAGGTGTCTTAAGGCCTCTTGAACCTGAAGTATATGTCCCAG CCATGGATATCATACAGGCATATGGTATCAAGGTAATGGAGAAGGTCGAGTGA
- the LOC112185872 gene encoding alpha-aminoadipic semialdehyde synthase isoform X3, producing the protein MLGNGVVGIVSETVNKWERRAPLTPSHCARLLHSGSDKTGVSRIIVQPSTKRIHHDALYEEVGCEISEDLSECGLILGVKQPKPEMILPDRAYAFFSHTHKAPKENMPLLDKILAERVSLYDYELIVGDHGRRLLAFGKFAGRAGFIDFLRGLGQRYLSLGYSTPFLSLGASYMYSSLAAAKAAVISVGEEIATQGLPAGICPLVFVFTGSGNVSSGAQEIFKLLPHTFVEPSRLPGIFGTAKDAAQPTRTSKRVFQVCGCVVTCKDMVEHKDPKKSFDKADYYVHPEHYNPVFHENIAPYASVIVNCMYWEKRYPRLLSTKQFQDLTRKGCKLVGISDITCDIGGSIEFVNQTTQIDSPFFRYDPIKDSYHQDMEGDGVVCSAVDILPTEFAKEASKHFGDILSEFVGYLASTKDIKKLPAHLMKACIAHGGTLTPLYEYISRMRKSDDTDYMLSFCICRETSKDHASHHFNKKYTTLVSLSGHLFDQFLINEALDIIEAASGSFHLVKCQVGPSSHAMSYSELEVGADDEEVLNKIIDSLTSLANPNENQPLKQEANKISLRVGKVQDSGAKKENDTKKVGILIIGAGRVCQPAAEMLASIGGMSSQQWYKTCMEGDFEEDIDVQVTVASLYLKDAEEAEVVISLLPAFCHITVATACIELKKHLVTASYVDDAMSELNEKAKTAGITILGELGLDPGIDHMMAMKMINQAHVRKGKIKSFTSYCGGLPSPAAANNPLAYKFSWSPAGAIRAGCNPATYKSNGEILNVDGKNLYDSAVKHRIPDLPAFALECLPNRNSLVYGDLYGIGKEASTVFRGTLRYEGFGQIMGTLSRIGLFESEPHPLFKDGKKPTFRMFLSELLKIKSEEVDGSLRGEKAISERIISLGYSKQQETAVRVAKTIIFLGLHEQKEIPASCKSAFDVSCLLMEDRLAYTSTEQDMVLLHHEVEVEFPDSKLIEKQSATLLEFGTMRNGKMVTAMAFTVGIPAAIGALLLLGNKIKTRGVLRPLEPEVYVPAMDIIQAYGIKVMEKVE; encoded by the exons ATGCTTGGAAATGGGGTCGTTGGGATCGTCTCGGAGACTGTGAACAAGTGGGAAAGAAGAGCGCCATTGACCCCCTCTCACTGTGCACGGCTGCTTCACAGTGGCAGTGACAAAACCGGCGTGTCTCGGATCATCGTGCAGCCGTCGACGAAGCGCATCCATCATGATGCATTGTATGAAGAAGTTGGATGTGAGATTTCAGAGGACCTGTCAGAATGTGGCCTCATTTTGGGGGTCAAACAACCCAAG CCGGAGATGATTCTTCCGGATAGAGCTTATGCTTTTTTCTCACATACCCACAAGGCGCCGAAAGAAAATATGCCATTGTTGGATAAG ATTCTAGCAGAAAGGGTGTCTTTGTATGATTATGAGCTAATTGTTGGGGATCATGGGAGGAGACTGCTTGCATTCGGCAAGTTTGCTGGTAGAGCTGGATTTATCGACTTTTTGCGCGGCTTAGGACAAA GGTACCTAAGTCTTGGATATTCGACACCATTTCTTTCGTTGGGTGCTTCGTACATGTATTCATCTTTGGCTGCTGCCAAGGCTGCAGTAATTTCTGTTGGAGAAGAGATAGCAACTCAGGGATTGCCGGCAGGAATCTGCCCTCTCGTCTTTGTCTTCACCGGTTCAGGAAATG TTTCTTCTGGTGCACAAGAGATATTCAAGCTTCTCCCTCATACTTTTGTGGAGCCAAGCAGACTCCCAGGGATATTTGGGACG GCCAAGGATGCTGCTCAACCCACCAGGACGTCAAAGAGGGTCTTCCAAGTATGTGGTTGTGTTGTGACTTGTAAAGACATGGTTGAACACAAAGATCCCAAAAAATCATTTGACAAA GCTGATTATTATGTACATCCAGAACACTACAACCCGGTTTTCCATGAAAATATAGCTCCTTATGCATCTGTAATCG TGAATTGTATGTATTGGGAGAAAAGATATCCTCGATTATTGAGTACAAAGCAGTTTCAAGATTTAACAAGGAAAGGATGTAAGCTTGTTGGTATCTCTGATATAACTTGTGATATAGGGGGATCAATAGAGTTTGTTAATCAAACCACACAAATTGACTCACCTTTCTTCAG ATATGATCCAATAAAAGATTCTTACCATCAGGACATGGAAGGTGATGGTGTGGTATGTTCAGCTGTGGACATTCTTCCAACAGAATTTGCAAAAGAG GCTTCCAAACACTTTGGAGACATATTATCCGAATTTGTTGGCTATTTGGCTTCTACAAAAGACATTAAAAAGTTACCTGCACACTTGATGAAAGCTTGCATAGCCCATGGAGGAACACTTACCCCATTGTACGAATACATATCTCGCATGCGAAAATCTGATGACACAGA TTACATGTTATCTTTCTGCATTTGCAGAGAAACATCAAAAGATCATGCTAGTCACCACTTTAACAAGAAGTACACCACATTA GTATCTCTCAGTGGTCACTTGTTTGATCAATTTCTGATAAATGAGGCCTTAGATATTATTGAAGCTGCAAGTGGATCCTTCCACTTGGTGAAGTGTCAAGTTGGTCCAAGTTCTCATGCTATGTCATACTCAGAACTCGAA GTTGGTGCAGATGATGAGGAAGTTCTGAATAAAATTATCGATTCTTTGACTTCTCTTGCTAATCCAAATGAAAATCAACCGTTAAAGCAAGAAGCAAATAAGATTTCACTGAGGGTTGGTAAAGTCCAGGATAGTGGAGCTAAGAAGGAAAATGACACGAAAAAGGTCGGGATTCTAATTATTGGAGCAGGCCGGGTCTGTCAACCAGCTGCTGAAATGCTAGCATCAATTGGTGGAATGTCTTCCCAACAATGGTATAAAACATGCATGGAAGGTGACTTTGAGGAAGACATTGATGTGCAAGTTACTGTTGCATCTCTCTATCTAAAGGATGCTGAAGAG GCTGAAGTTGTTATAAGCTTACTGCCTGCTTTTTGTCACATTACTGTAGCAACTGCATGTATTGAG CTCAAAAAGCACCTTGTCACTGCTAGCTATGTTGATGATGCCATGTCAGAGCTAAATGAAAAGGCAAAGACTGCCGGTATTACAATTCTTGGTGAGCTGGGCTTGGACCCTGGGATAG ATCACATGATGGCGATGAAGATGATCAACCAAGCACATGTTCGTAAGGGGAAAATAAAGTCTTTTACTTCTTACTGCGGTGGACTCCCATCCCCAGCTGCAGCAAACAATCCTCTAGCATATAAGTTCAG CTGGAGTCCTGCAGGAGCTATCCGAGCTGGATGCAATCCTGCCACTTATAAATCTAATGGCGAAATCTTAAATGTTGATG GGAAGAATCTATATGATTCAGCTGTGAAACATCGGATACCTGACCTTCCAGCTTTTGCCTTGGAATGCCTTCCAAATCGTAATTCACTAGTTTATGGGGACTTGTATGGCATTGGAAAGGAAGCATCAACCGTCTTTCGTGGAACCCTTCGCTATGAAG GGTTTGGCCAAATTATGGGAACACTGTCAAGAATTGGTTTATTTGAATCCGAACCTCATCCACTTTTTAAGGATGGAAAGAAACCAACATTCCGGATGTTCTTGTCCGAACTTCTAAAAATCAAAAGCGAAGAAGTGGATGGATCTCTGAGAGGAGAGAAAGCCATCAGCGAAAGGATTATCAGTCTTGGATACAGCAAACAGCAAGAAACTGCAGTACGGGTAGCTAAAACTATCAT ATTTTTGGGACTGCATGAGCAGAAAGAAATTCCTGCCTCCTGCAAAAGTGCTTTTGATGTCAGTTGTCTCCTCATGGAAGATAGGTTAGCATACACGAGCACAGAACAG GATATGGTACTTCTGCACCATGAAGTGGAGGTTGAGTTCCCAGATTCTAAACTCATAGAGAAACAGAGTGCCACTTTACTGGAATTTGGGACGATGAGGAATGGTAAAATGGTCACCGCCATGGCTTTCACTGTTGGTATCCCGGCAGCCATTGGAGCTCTG CTCCTACTTGGAAACAAGATAAAAACAAGAGGTGTCTTAAGGCCTCTTGAACCTGAAGTATATGTCCCAG CCATGGATATCATACAGGCATATGGTATCAAGGTAATGGAGAAGGTCGAGTGA